From Streptomyces zhihengii, the proteins below share one genomic window:
- a CDS encoding tubulin-like doman-containing protein, giving the protein MKIFQPMLFVGLGGTGGLVGAELERKLRAELCGPDGTALGHLSGHAPYQLPECLQFVYADYSESDLQRLPQFNVDPSLRAAYSRTSRATHNLLPNFDSSPEVTKMLRASLRDEVADWLPPRTDEPKVTPLHNGAGQLPTVGRAALFATLRHSLAPVLEPLLQAIDAIARSAGELSEFGGGKVSGCDVFVAFSVAGGTGAGIFLDYLHLINHAFQMRRFNGVKIYPLVVMPSSFASSAGGGREADLNAARALVDLFRLVDGQNAPTEGAEIGDLDHDGGLGIRYPGTTPVRLRTGILPTAFLFSPTAGIRQDDLRRSIVSLVMSLIGTELGDGRSRGRTMAADDDYQTFAASFINRGVHRSAVSPTGIGRQGVSTSLVASMTAPMDQLADLVAGRLLRRAVTDLLERPRAVLRDDAVPMIRRLFADANLEELWERKQLDVPDPDPLPRGGRAIEVALGERVADMQRLLSDLQTIAAREAASMADRFAPRPAIDKLLQNVDPFVAERLVKGVPDSDEAIARAGFLGMLNSRARAPQRPPGVTDQPPKVPRIKGRLAGMSPARWGDDDVRAALHEQDTWYRWRCHSVWHEAWREQQQRWQAQADTAGADLGRLVNAFVKHAERERKVSAQKGLELYEDRTGISYLLPPQRTLNHFYEDVVTRLVRREGLRETEAEDALLLRMIDGDTWRAVHTLSRRNPDGAVATVKAQLEGRITRLFAESGEHLEERPLLPAMSTLLAAAAGDGDAAEHVSKEALELFGRKLTGLLPVGFTPEGTGPLRVLVTYPRVQAVDEVQEYLGKALQLPTDAKNSVEYRGVESDSVTVVLFRSEMSLTQVPEARKVLRQWARAKDSEQAQDVLRWRQRLGYRDSWMVSSEEDRRVILHRLLCCMWNGQVDVLDGDTSSPDRVRLRLFPEQGAQVPGVRLRLGDYPGGVSSWAELLRSYERWTVLDDERTVEDYCRELMGAQPTGLARNGSEPHPLFVELVEKIAPRQLELLDDRRERGGERVEGWVRPLREFWAVTLPAALDTEFGDQRALQPTLRTLLEHVRGGSPAPRRATGTTVPGRRRADDDDWGTAPRTPAGATAGGRRTTADDDHGYGAGDGPAHTVPDDDRAGRGRPDGWGTGGPRDGHGDRRGTARGGRDTGGDDSRGTGGGRSAPADDDRDDRDAWGAGGGRGARDSRGDDARGSRADRDEDGWGTRSDRGDDARGTRDTHGSRDRDDAWGTGGVRDARDDGARGSRDTGDDDAPGARADRGSRDRDDARGTGGVRDDDVLGARDGYRDEAARGSRDGRDDDGWGTGARDGEDRGAGGTGLTGEAADGDGGRSAAGRRREDDDDTWGTWGEGRDESPRTAHDSGGRRTAPWDEPDGPGADDAGGRGRARDPRAPWDGDAE; this is encoded by the coding sequence ATGAAGATCTTCCAGCCGATGCTCTTCGTCGGCCTGGGCGGCACCGGAGGACTGGTCGGCGCCGAACTCGAACGCAAACTGCGCGCCGAGCTCTGCGGCCCCGACGGCACCGCCCTCGGCCATCTGAGCGGCCACGCGCCCTACCAACTGCCCGAGTGCCTCCAGTTCGTCTACGCCGACTACAGCGAGTCCGACCTCCAGCGGCTGCCGCAGTTCAACGTCGACCCCTCGCTGCGCGCCGCCTACTCCCGCACCTCGCGGGCCACCCACAACCTGCTGCCGAACTTCGACAGTTCGCCCGAGGTCACCAAGATGCTCCGGGCGAGCCTGCGCGACGAGGTCGCCGACTGGCTGCCGCCGCGCACCGACGAGCCGAAGGTCACCCCCCTGCACAACGGCGCGGGACAGCTCCCCACCGTCGGCCGGGCGGCCCTCTTCGCCACCCTGCGGCACTCCCTCGCCCCCGTGCTGGAACCGCTGCTCCAGGCGATCGACGCCATCGCCAGGTCGGCGGGCGAACTCAGCGAGTTCGGCGGCGGGAAGGTCAGCGGCTGCGACGTGTTCGTGGCCTTCTCCGTCGCGGGCGGCACCGGGGCCGGGATCTTCCTGGACTACCTCCACCTGATCAACCACGCCTTCCAGATGCGCCGCTTCAACGGCGTGAAGATCTATCCGCTGGTGGTCATGCCGTCGTCGTTCGCCTCGTCGGCGGGCGGCGGACGCGAGGCGGACCTCAACGCCGCCCGCGCGCTGGTCGACCTGTTCCGCCTGGTGGACGGGCAGAACGCGCCCACCGAGGGCGCCGAGATCGGCGACCTGGACCACGACGGCGGACTCGGCATCCGCTACCCGGGCACCACCCCGGTCCGGCTGCGCACCGGCATCCTGCCGACGGCCTTCCTGTTCAGCCCGACCGCGGGCATCCGCCAGGACGACCTGCGGCGCTCCATCGTGTCGCTGGTGATGTCGCTGATCGGCACCGAACTCGGCGACGGGCGCTCGCGCGGCCGCACGATGGCCGCCGACGACGACTACCAGACCTTCGCCGCCAGCTTCATCAACCGCGGGGTGCACCGCAGCGCCGTCTCCCCCACCGGCATCGGCCGGCAGGGCGTCTCCACCAGCCTGGTGGCCTCCATGACCGCGCCGATGGACCAGCTCGCGGACCTGGTGGCCGGCCGGCTCCTGCGCCGGGCCGTCACGGACCTGCTGGAACGGCCGCGCGCCGTGCTGCGGGACGACGCGGTGCCCATGATCCGGCGGCTGTTCGCCGACGCCAACCTCGAAGAGCTCTGGGAACGCAAACAGCTCGACGTCCCCGACCCCGACCCGCTGCCCCGCGGCGGCCGGGCGATCGAGGTGGCCCTCGGCGAACGCGTCGCGGACATGCAGCGGCTGCTCTCCGACCTCCAGACCATCGCCGCCCGCGAGGCCGCCTCCATGGCCGACCGCTTCGCCCCGCGGCCCGCCATCGACAAACTGCTCCAGAACGTCGACCCGTTCGTCGCCGAACGCCTCGTCAAGGGGGTGCCGGACAGCGACGAGGCCATCGCGCGGGCGGGCTTCCTCGGCATGCTGAACAGCCGCGCCCGCGCGCCCCAGCGCCCGCCGGGCGTCACCGACCAGCCGCCCAAGGTCCCCCGGATCAAGGGCCGGCTGGCCGGGATGTCACCGGCCCGCTGGGGCGACGACGACGTCCGGGCCGCCCTCCACGAACAGGACACCTGGTACCGCTGGCGCTGCCACTCCGTGTGGCACGAGGCGTGGCGGGAGCAGCAGCAGCGCTGGCAGGCGCAGGCCGACACCGCGGGCGCCGACCTCGGCCGTCTGGTGAACGCCTTCGTCAAGCACGCCGAACGGGAGCGCAAGGTCTCCGCGCAGAAGGGGCTCGAACTCTACGAGGACCGCACCGGCATCTCGTACCTGCTGCCGCCGCAGCGCACCCTCAACCACTTCTACGAGGACGTGGTCACCCGGCTGGTCCGCCGGGAGGGGCTGCGCGAGACGGAGGCGGAGGACGCGCTGCTGCTCCGGATGATCGACGGGGACACCTGGCGGGCGGTGCACACCCTCAGCCGGCGCAACCCCGACGGGGCGGTCGCCACGGTCAAGGCCCAGCTCGAAGGGCGGATCACCCGGCTGTTCGCGGAGAGCGGCGAACACCTGGAGGAGCGGCCCCTGCTGCCCGCCATGAGCACCCTGCTGGCCGCGGCCGCGGGCGACGGCGACGCGGCGGAGCACGTCAGCAAGGAGGCCCTGGAGCTCTTCGGCCGGAAGCTCACCGGGCTGCTGCCCGTGGGCTTCACCCCCGAGGGCACCGGGCCGCTGCGGGTGCTGGTCACCTATCCGCGGGTGCAGGCCGTCGACGAGGTGCAGGAGTACCTCGGCAAGGCGCTCCAACTGCCCACGGACGCCAAGAACTCGGTGGAGTACCGGGGCGTGGAGAGCGACTCCGTCACCGTGGTCCTCTTCCGGAGCGAGATGAGCCTCACCCAGGTGCCCGAGGCCCGCAAGGTGCTCCGGCAGTGGGCCAGGGCCAAGGACTCCGAACAGGCGCAGGACGTGCTGCGCTGGCGTCAGCGCCTGGGCTACCGGGACTCCTGGATGGTCAGCAGCGAGGAGGACCGGCGCGTCATCCTGCACCGGCTGCTGTGCTGCATGTGGAACGGCCAGGTGGACGTGCTGGACGGGGACACCTCGTCGCCCGACCGGGTCCGGCTGCGGCTCTTCCCCGAACAGGGCGCCCAGGTCCCGGGCGTACGGCTGCGGCTCGGCGACTACCCGGGCGGGGTCTCCAGCTGGGCGGAGCTGCTGCGCAGCTACGAGCGCTGGACGGTGCTCGACGACGAGCGGACGGTGGAGGACTACTGCCGCGAGCTGATGGGCGCCCAGCCCACGGGCCTCGCCCGCAACGGCAGCGAGCCCCATCCCCTCTTCGTCGAACTCGTCGAGAAGATCGCGCCGCGTCAGCTCGAACTGCTGGACGACCGCAGGGAACGCGGCGGCGAGCGGGTCGAGGGATGGGTGCGACCGCTGCGGGAGTTCTGGGCGGTGACGCTGCCGGCCGCGCTCGACACGGAGTTCGGCGACCAGCGGGCGCTCCAGCCGACGCTGCGCACCCTGCTGGAGCACGTCCGCGGCGGCTCACCCGCGCCGCGCCGCGCCACCGGGACGACGGTGCCCGGGCGCCGGCGCGCGGACGACGACGACTGGGGCACCGCGCCGCGCACCCCGGCCGGCGCCACCGCCGGCGGACGGCGCACGACGGCGGACGACGACCACGGCTACGGCGCCGGGGACGGCCCGGCGCACACCGTCCCGGACGACGACCGGGCCGGTCGGGGCCGCCCCGACGGCTGGGGCACCGGTGGTCCCCGTGACGGACACGGTGACCGCCGCGGCACCGCCCGGGGCGGCCGGGACACCGGGGGCGACGACTCCCGGGGCACCGGGGGCGGCCGGTCCGCCCCGGCGGACGACGACCGCGACGACCGCGACGCCTGGGGCGCCGGGGGCGGTCGCGGCGCCCGCGACAGCCGGGGCGACGACGCCCGGGGGTCGCGCGCCGACCGCGACGAGGACGGCTGGGGGACACGCTCCGACCGCGGCGACGACGCCCGGGGCACCCGCGACACCCACGGTTCCCGCGACCGCGACGACGCCTGGGGCACCGGCGGGGTCCGGGACGCCCGGGACGACGGGGCGCGCGGCTCCCGCGACACCGGGGACGACGATGCCCCGGGGGCACGCGCCGACCGCGGCTCCCGCGACCGCGACGACGCCCGGGGCACCGGCGGGGTCCGGGACGACGACGTCCTCGGGGCGCGCGACGGGTACCGCGACGAGGCGGCCCGGGGCTCCCGGGACGGCCGCGACGACGACGGCTGGGGCACCGGCGCCCGTGACGGCGAGGACCGGGGCGCGGGAGGCACCGGCCTGACCGGCGAGGCGGCGGACGGGGACGGCGGCCGGAGCGCCGCCGGCCGGCGGCGCGAGGACGACGACGACACCTGGGGCACCTGGGGCGAGGGGCGCGACGAGTCCCCGCGTACCGCCCATGACTCCGGCGGTCGCCGTACCGCCCCCTGGGACGAACCGGACGGCCCCGGAGCCGACGACGCCGGCGGCCGCGGCCGCGCGCGCGACCCCCGCGCCCCCTGGGACGGTGACGCGGAATGA
- a CDS encoding vWA domain-containing protein — protein MGTVRGSRRPASGFRPQTSGRIRTKGARARRTWARRGAAAVLATAAVLASPAAYAGPGRAPAEVKPAFTSVNYAVAVDESASLSDADMAAEKAAAKRIALGDVSASSRVTVFGFAAAEAEGQSAVDPVCPRTTLDAAGRRTIGDCVGKLRKRTEKEGTGTDFPSAIRQGVHELTTGTDPSVPRVLFLLTDGVMDVSGSAKYGDESHRKEEGERQLTAALESAAANDVQIWPLGFGSAPDKAQLDRIAAGGYQKGCVDLPSARPTADVVTSGAKDLGPKLEKVFAAAHCLRYQPGPEGRRPPATLEIAISPLATVGSIVVDKGDAEVDITYVDPSGKPVPTTGKARGSAFELAGAEDTVEALRITDPLPGVWKVKAEAPEGHRSLPVGVSVLWQGELRGAITMDPPSPQAGQKATVTMRLQTRDNYAVKDPRDYAGLKVTSSLTGDGFAPVPLTLTDDGKGPDPDAGDASFTGTVRIPGSAAGALEVTGTLTASGLSADTRSEPGRVAPAELPVTAALTLGDADVHPGARITGDLAVNNTDGRPHTLRLSMADVRAGHLVVSPAEIVVEPGDSGTRKVTVEVAPADVFGNRLGDDGLRLGGTVTVVDTGTEGGDLTLVQEPLSVRVTPEPGLWEKYWWGFLTAAALLAAAVVAAVLLLGQRRRRRDPAGLVLRLVSETGEVVAEHRAGHGHKQWYEFAVVEPHRNPRIERRSNGPYAVQRSPEGGAVLRKRGGGRTRLTEHGQVELTDNLSLALAGPGPHAQGGPRPTTASAAPDGGTQGGGSYDAYL, from the coding sequence GTGGGAACAGTGAGGGGATCGCGGCGTCCGGCGAGTGGCTTTCGTCCGCAGACGTCCGGCCGGATCCGTACGAAGGGCGCCCGCGCCCGCCGCACCTGGGCGCGCCGCGGCGCCGCGGCGGTGCTCGCCACCGCCGCGGTGCTCGCGTCGCCGGCCGCGTACGCCGGTCCCGGCCGGGCGCCGGCGGAGGTGAAGCCCGCCTTCACCTCGGTCAACTACGCGGTGGCCGTGGACGAGTCCGCCAGCCTCTCGGACGCCGACATGGCGGCGGAGAAGGCCGCCGCCAAGCGGATCGCCCTGGGCGACGTCTCGGCGTCGTCCCGCGTCACCGTCTTCGGCTTCGCCGCGGCCGAGGCCGAGGGCCAGAGCGCGGTGGACCCGGTGTGCCCGCGCACCACGCTGGACGCCGCCGGCCGCAGGACCATCGGCGACTGCGTCGGCAAACTGCGCAAGCGCACGGAGAAGGAGGGCACCGGCACCGACTTCCCCAGTGCGATCCGCCAGGGCGTGCACGAACTGACCACCGGCACCGACCCGTCGGTGCCCCGGGTCCTCTTCCTCCTCACCGACGGCGTGATGGACGTCTCCGGCAGCGCCAAGTACGGCGACGAGAGCCACCGGAAGGAGGAGGGCGAGCGGCAGCTCACGGCCGCGCTGGAGAGCGCCGCCGCCAACGACGTGCAGATCTGGCCGCTCGGCTTCGGCTCCGCGCCCGACAAGGCGCAGCTCGACCGGATCGCCGCCGGCGGCTACCAGAAGGGCTGCGTCGACCTCCCCTCGGCCCGCCCGACGGCCGACGTCGTCACGAGCGGGGCGAAGGACCTCGGCCCGAAGCTGGAGAAGGTCTTCGCCGCCGCCCACTGCCTGCGCTACCAGCCGGGCCCTGAGGGGAGGCGCCCCCCGGCCACGCTGGAGATCGCCATCTCGCCCCTCGCGACCGTCGGCAGCATCGTGGTCGACAAGGGCGACGCCGAGGTGGACATCACCTACGTCGACCCCTCCGGCAAGCCGGTCCCGACCACGGGGAAGGCCCGGGGCTCGGCGTTCGAACTGGCCGGCGCCGAGGACACCGTGGAGGCCCTGCGGATCACCGACCCGCTGCCCGGCGTCTGGAAGGTGAAGGCCGAGGCGCCCGAGGGGCACCGTTCGCTGCCCGTCGGCGTCAGCGTGCTGTGGCAGGGCGAACTGCGCGGCGCGATCACCATGGACCCGCCGTCGCCGCAGGCGGGCCAGAAGGCCACGGTCACCATGCGCCTCCAGACCCGTGACAACTACGCGGTCAAGGACCCCCGGGACTACGCCGGACTGAAGGTGACCAGCAGCCTCACCGGCGACGGCTTCGCACCCGTGCCCCTGACGCTCACCGACGACGGCAAGGGGCCCGACCCGGACGCGGGCGACGCCTCGTTCACCGGCACCGTACGGATCCCCGGGAGCGCGGCCGGGGCGCTGGAGGTCACCGGCACGCTCACCGCGTCCGGCCTGAGCGCCGACACCCGCAGCGAGCCCGGCCGGGTCGCCCCGGCCGAACTGCCCGTCACCGCGGCGCTCACCCTCGGCGACGCGGACGTCCACCCGGGCGCCCGGATCACCGGCGACCTGGCCGTCAACAACACCGACGGCCGGCCGCACACCCTGCGCCTGTCGATGGCCGACGTGCGCGCCGGGCACCTCGTCGTCTCCCCCGCCGAGATCGTGGTGGAGCCGGGCGACTCCGGCACCAGGAAGGTGACCGTCGAGGTCGCCCCCGCGGATGTCTTCGGCAACCGGCTCGGCGACGACGGGCTGCGCCTCGGCGGCACGGTGACCGTCGTCGACACCGGCACCGAGGGCGGCGACCTGACCCTGGTGCAGGAGCCCCTCTCGGTCCGGGTGACCCCGGAACCGGGCCTGTGGGAGAAGTACTGGTGGGGCTTCCTCACCGCGGCGGCGCTGCTGGCCGCGGCGGTCGTGGCGGCGGTCCTGCTGCTGGGCCAGCGCCGCAGGCGCCGGGACCCGGCCGGCCTGGTGCTGCGGCTGGTCTCCGAGACGGGCGAGGTGGTCGCCGAGCACCGGGCCGGGCACGGCCACAAGCAGTGGTACGAGTTCGCCGTCGTCGAACCGCACCGCAACCCGCGCATCGAACGGCGGAGCAACGGCCCGTACGCGGTGCAGCGCAGCCCCGAGGGCGGCGCGGTGCTGCGCAAGCGGGGCGGCGGCCGCACCCGGCTGACCGAACACGGACAGGTCGAACTGACCGACAACCTGAGCCTCGCCCTGGCCGGCCCGGGGCCGCACGCCCAGGGCGGCCCGCGGCCCACCACCGCGTCCGCCGCACCCGACGGCGGGACACAGGGGGGCGGCTCCTACGACGCGTACCTGTGA
- a CDS encoding Pycsar system effector family protein, producing the protein MTADGGVRDDAAPGGAAPGGGTTGVRTAPDPVVPVPDGGRHPHDRAGERIAERLLATVREDLGRADSKAAVLLSGALALPAFLIGRHGAPDWRWPGDTALVVAGALWVVAVTALVRALMPRTRTLRDGDGVTFFSDLLEPVDSGRLTAAVAEAGRDPTGWLLIQAVDVSSILSAKYRAIRWGVATLAPAAALALGWSLAR; encoded by the coding sequence ATGACGGCCGACGGGGGAGTCAGGGACGACGCGGCGCCGGGGGGCGCCGCGCCGGGCGGTGGGACAACGGGGGTCCGCACCGCCCCGGACCCGGTCGTGCCCGTGCCGGACGGGGGTCGGCACCCGCACGACCGGGCCGGAGAACGCATCGCCGAACGCCTGCTCGCCACCGTGCGGGAGGACCTGGGCCGGGCCGACTCCAAGGCGGCCGTGCTGCTCTCCGGCGCGCTCGCCCTGCCAGCCTTCCTCATCGGACGGCACGGGGCACCGGACTGGCGCTGGCCCGGGGACACGGCCCTGGTCGTCGCCGGCGCGCTGTGGGTGGTCGCGGTGACCGCCCTGGTTCGGGCGCTCATGCCCCGCACCCGCACGCTCCGGGACGGGGACGGGGTGACGTTCTTCTCCGACCTGCTGGAGCCGGTCGACAGCGGCCGGCTCACCGCCGCGGTCGCCGAGGCGGGGCGCGACCCCACCGGATGGCTGCTGATCCAGGCGGTGGACGTCAGCTCGATCCTGTCCGCCAAGTACCGGGCCATCCGCTGGGGTGTCGCCACCCTCGCGCCGGCCGCGGCCCTGGCCCTGGGCTGGAGCCTGGCGCGCTGA